Genomic DNA from Nitrospirota bacterium:
CGGGCCTTTCATATCCCACAACAAACCTGCTATAAAGCTTGATGGTAATGTAATCAGCCCTGTAATTGTGTGATAGACGCCATAGCCTGTACCTTTAACATTATCAGGAATCAGGGTAGCAACAAATGCCCTCTGTTGTCCTTCACTTATACCCATAAAAATGCCATATAAAAGAAATAGTACCCAAACAGTGGTCTGAGAATCGGCAAAAGCAAATCCTGCGTAGATCAAACCAAACAGGATATAACTGCTGAGAATCATCCGTTTCTTTCCAAAGCGGTCTGCGGCCATACCTGCGGGTAAGGATGACACTGAGTAAACGGCATTGAACAGAAGATATAAGATGGTAATATTAAACAGACCGCCACCGGCATCCTGTACCTTAAGTATTATGAAGGCATTACTGAAATTACCCAATGTAAATATTGACACCACAATAAGAAATTTCCTGAAATGATCGTTTGTAAAGCTAAGGGTGATCAGGTTCTTGCGGCTTCTGGTTTGAGGCATCTGTATATTTTCCCTTACAAATAATATAATCAGGATAACTGCTGCCACTCCAGGCAGGATAGATATCCAGAAGATAGTTCTGAAGGCATACTCAGTAGTACCGGAATCCTGCATGAAGATGTCTTTAGAATTGTAACTGACTCCCAAGAAGTACAGGACAGCTATAGCAATGGCCGGCCCCACAATGGCGCCAATGGTGTCCATCATCCTGTGAAAACCAAAGGCACGACCGAGGTGATCAGATCCCGTAGACTCAGCTATTATTGCATCCCTTGGGGCTGTCCTGATCCCTTTTCCAATCCTGTCAACAAAGCGGAAAATGAGGACCCCAATCCAGGTTGCTGACAGCGCCAGGATAGGTCTTGTAAATGTAGATAATCCGTAGCCATACAGGATAAGCGGCTTTCTCTTCCTCATCCTGTCTGATATATAACCGGAAACAACCTTAAGCAGGCTTGCCGTACTTTCTGCAATACCTTCGATCAACCCGACAATCGTCTTATTTACCCCGAGGATATTGGTTAGAAACAATGGCATGAGCGGATATATCATCTCACTCGATACATCCATAAAAAAACTGACCCAGCCGAGGGTGAATACATTGCGTTGAAGACCGAGGAATTTCCTGTTGTTATTTTCCATCTGACCTTATGATCCCACCCTTTTCCTCAACTCCTCCAAATATTCCCACCGCTCATATGCTGATACCAGGTCGGCTTCAACTGTATCAAGTTTTGTTTTGATTTCACTCATCTCAGCCGGTGTCTTTTTAAAATATTCTGCATCCGACATGAGAGAAAAAAGTTCTTCACGGGCGTTTTCAAGCGACTCGATCTTTTCCGGTAATGAGCCCAATTCTTTTTCTTCTTTAAAGGAGAGTTTCAGGGGACGGAGTTTCTCTTTTCTAACGATGTTGCTTTCTCCGGGGTCTTTTGCCTTTGGTTGTGAGTCTTTTACTTCAGGTCTTCGCTGCGAGAGCCAGTCGTCATAACCACCGGGGTATTCATTGATAATCCCGTCGCCTTCCAGGACCATGGTGCTTGTTACTACATTGTTAAGGAAGGCACGGTCATGGCTGACTAAAAGCAGTGTCCCGGAATATTCAATTAACAGCTCTTCCAGCAACTCCAGGGTCTCGATATCCAGGTCATTGGTCGGCTCATCCATGACCAGGACATTGGATGGCCTGGTAAAAAGCCTGGCGAGAAAAAGCCGGTTGCGCTCACCTCCGGAAAGGACTTTGACCGGAGTACGGGACCGCTCAGGCGAAAAAAGAAAGTCCTGAAGGTATCCAACAATATGCCTCGGCTTACCATTAATGGTAACCGTATCGCCTTTGCCGCAGACATTCTCGATTACTGTCAATTCTTCATCCAACTGTTCACGTAACTGGTCGTAATAAGCTATCTCGAGATTCGTTC
This window encodes:
- a CDS encoding MFS transporter; translated protein: MENNNRKFLGLQRNVFTLGWVSFFMDVSSEMIYPLMPLFLTNILGVNKTIVGLIEGIAESTASLLKVVSGYISDRMRKRKPLILYGYGLSTFTRPILALSATWIGVLIFRFVDRIGKGIRTAPRDAIIAESTGSDHLGRAFGFHRMMDTIGAIVGPAIAIAVLYFLGVSYNSKDIFMQDSGTTEYAFRTIFWISILPGVAAVILIILFVRENIQMPQTRSRKNLITLSFTNDHFRKFLIVVSIFTLGNFSNAFIILKVQDAGGGLFNITILYLLFNAVYSVSSLPAGMAADRFGKKRMILSSYILFGLIYAGFAFADSQTTVWVLFLLYGIFMGISEGQQRAFVATLIPDNVKGTGYGVYHTITGLITLPSSFIAGLLWDMKGPQATFLFGTVTAIVASILFLVFFWRRPALTQV